The Anaeromyxobacter sp. Fw109-5 genomic interval AGCGCGTTCACGGTGATGCCGTGCGGCGCCCCCTCGAGCGCGGCGGCCCGCGTGAGCCCGATGAGCCCGTGCTTCGCGGCGTTGTAGCCCGACTTGCCGGCGAAGCCGACGAGGCCGTTGATGGAGGCGAGGTTGACGATGCGCCCGAAGCGCTGCTGCTTCATCACCGGGAACGCGTGCTTGATGGCCAGGAAGGGCGCGACGAGCATCACCCGCAGGAGGAGCTCGAACCGCTCGGTCGGGAACTCGTCGATGGGCGCGACGTGCTGGAGCCCCGCGTTGTTGACGAGGACGTCGAGGCGGCCGTCCTGGGCGACCACCTCGGCCAGCACGGCCTCGATCTCCGCCTCGTGCGTGACGTCGCACGCCACCCCGCGCGCGCCGAGCCCCTCCCCCGAGAGGGCGGCGGCGGCGTGCGCGGCGGCGGGCCCGTCGAGGTCGGCCAGCGTCACGCGCGCCCCCGCCCGGGCGAGCTGCCCGGCGATCTCGAGGCCGATCCCGCTCGCGGCCCCCGTCACCACCGCGATGCGTCCCTGGATCTCCACGGTCATGGCTTCCCTCCGATGAAGGACCGGCGCACGATCGCCCGCACCTCGCCGACGATGCCGCGGCGGAAGGCGAGGACGCACGCCACGAACACGGCCCCGGTGATGACCGTGACCCAGGAGCCCATGTCCGCGAGGTAGTTCTCGAGCGTGAGGACGAGCAGCGCGCCGACGGAGGGGCCCATCACCGTCCCCATGCCGCCGAGCAGCGTCATGAGCACGACCTCTCCGGAGCGGTGCCAGTGGACGTCCGAGAGGGACGCGAACTGGAGCACCACCGCCTTCAGCGACCCGGCGAGCCCCGAGAGCCCGGCCGAGAGCACGAACGCGAGCAGCTTGTAGCGAGGCACGTCGTAGCCCAGGGAGAGCGCGCGCGGCTCGTTCTCCCGGATCGCGCGCAGCACGTGCCCGAACGGTGAGTGAATGGCGCGCTGGACGAGCCAGAAGCCCGCCAGGAACGCGCCGAACACGAAGTAGTACATCGTGAGCGGCCGATCGAGCGCGATCAGGCCGAGCGCCCGGCCGCGCGGGATCCCCTGCAGCCCGTCCTCCCCGCCGGTCCACGGCAGCTGGACCACCAGGAAGTAGACGAGCTGGGCGAAGCCGAGCGTGATCATCGCGAAGTAGATCCCGGAGCGGCGGATCGCGAGCGCGCCGAACACGAGCCCGAGCAGCGTCGCGACCGCCGTCCCGGCGAGCACCCCCAGCTCCGTCGGCAACCCCCAGCTCCGCAGCGCGTACCCGGTGACGTACGCCGCGGAGCCGAGGAACGCCGCGTGGCCGAAGGAGAGCAGGCCCGCGTAGCCGAGCAGGAGGTTGAACGCGCTCGCGAACAGCGCCAGGCAGAGCACGTTCATCGCGAACACGGGGTACACGAGGTACGGCGCGACGAGCCCGAGGAGGACCAGGCCGGCCCAGGCCCACCGCCGCAGCGCGCGCCCGCTCACCGCTGCCTCCCGAAGAGCCCGGCCGGGCGGACGAGCAGCACGAGCGCCATCACCACGAACACCACCACGCTCGAGGCCTCAGGGTAGAGGTAGCGCGTCAGCCCCTCCACCAGCCCGATGCCGATCCCGGTGACGATCGAGCCCGCGATGGACCCCATCCCGCCGATCACCACCACCGCGAACACCACCATGATGACCGAGCTGCCCATGAGCGGCGTCACCTGGT includes:
- a CDS encoding 3-hydroxybutyrate dehydrogenase, yielding MTVEIQGRIAVVTGAASGIGLEIAGQLARAGARVTLADLDGPAAAHAAAALSGEGLGARGVACDVTHEAEIEAVLAEVVAQDGRLDVLVNNAGLQHVAPIDEFPTERFELLLRVMLVAPFLAIKHAFPVMKQQRFGRIVNLASINGLVGFAGKSGYNAAKHGLIGLTRAAALEGAPHGITVNALCPGYVDTPLVRNQLADLARTRDVPLERVLEDVIYPLVPLRRLLTAREVADYALFLAGDGAAGITGAAAVIDGGYTAQ
- a CDS encoding branched-chain amino acid ABC transporter permease, giving the protein MSGRALRRWAWAGLVLLGLVAPYLVYPVFAMNVLCLALFASAFNLLLGYAGLLSFGHAAFLGSAAYVTGYALRSWGLPTELGVLAGTAVATLLGLVFGALAIRRSGIYFAMITLGFAQLVYFLVVQLPWTGGEDGLQGIPRGRALGLIALDRPLTMYYFVFGAFLAGFWLVQRAIHSPFGHVLRAIRENEPRALSLGYDVPRYKLLAFVLSAGLSGLAGSLKAVVLQFASLSDVHWHRSGEVVLMTLLGGMGTVMGPSVGALLVLTLENYLADMGSWVTVITGAVFVACVLAFRRGIVGEVRAIVRRSFIGGKP